The following are from one region of the Phycisphaerales bacterium genome:
- a CDS encoding CBS domain-containing protein has protein sequence MGVQRINSADGGQADRVAMQRVLRDLDAMEWMLEHAMFETDRRRIGVEQELFLIDHAMQPAPIAEPLLERIDDDRVVPEIARFNLEFNCDPIDLDGPCLATLEAQLAGLYGKVDAACRSFGARALLTGICPTVDLSHLTTDNIMPNPRYRSLDAALRKLRGDDYELRIDGADELSVRHPSVMLESVNTSFQVHFQTTPGEFADAYNVALAVAAPVLAAAVNSPMLFGRRLWRETRIATFQQSVDTRGEGVGHRDFVGRVRFGEAWVESSVLEVLRADVARFRQLLYASADDQPDPIEELKAGRTPKLASWQAFNSSVYRWMRPCYGVTEGRPHLRIENRILPSGPTMVDEVANAAFWIGLMVAGPAAWPDIPERLELGDARNNFLRAARDGLSAHMAWLDGRDHPIAELILEEFLPVARDGLDSAGVNEEDVQRMLGIIQARVSTGRTGARWILDAASHARGAPSHRGSLAGLTRAMLDRQDRQRPVHEWTIAADEGDDGGTNAILGYARVAQCMTTDLFTVNEGECIDLVASIMDWEHVRHIPVEDEQHRLVGIVSYRKLLRVLTHERTSKDPAAMPVSDIMVRDPVTVTPDTPTLDAIRLMSEHRVACLPVVEDGRLVGIVSDRDYAKIARTLLERALRGVSKA, from the coding sequence ATGGGCGTACAACGGATCAATTCGGCCGACGGGGGGCAGGCCGACCGGGTGGCCATGCAGCGTGTCCTCCGCGACCTGGACGCGATGGAATGGATGCTCGAACACGCGATGTTCGAGACCGACCGCCGCCGCATCGGCGTCGAGCAGGAACTGTTTCTGATCGATCATGCCATGCAGCCGGCGCCGATCGCCGAACCATTGCTCGAGCGCATCGATGACGACCGGGTCGTTCCCGAGATCGCGCGCTTCAACCTCGAGTTCAACTGCGATCCCATCGATCTCGACGGTCCCTGCCTGGCCACGCTCGAGGCGCAACTGGCTGGCCTCTACGGCAAGGTCGACGCCGCGTGCCGGTCCTTCGGCGCCCGGGCATTGCTGACGGGCATCTGCCCGACAGTGGACCTTTCGCACCTGACGACCGACAACATCATGCCCAACCCGCGGTATCGCAGCCTCGATGCGGCGCTGCGCAAGCTTCGTGGCGATGACTACGAGCTGCGCATCGACGGCGCCGATGAACTCTCGGTCCGCCATCCCAGCGTGATGCTCGAATCGGTCAACACCAGCTTCCAGGTGCACTTCCAGACGACGCCCGGCGAATTTGCCGACGCCTACAACGTCGCGCTGGCCGTGGCGGCGCCCGTCCTGGCGGCCGCGGTCAACTCGCCGATGCTCTTCGGCCGGCGCTTGTGGCGCGAGACCCGCATCGCGACCTTCCAGCAATCGGTCGATACGCGTGGCGAGGGCGTTGGACACCGTGACTTCGTCGGCCGGGTCCGATTCGGCGAGGCCTGGGTCGAATCATCGGTGCTCGAGGTGCTCCGCGCCGACGTCGCCCGCTTCCGCCAGTTGTTGTACGCATCGGCGGACGATCAGCCCGACCCCATCGAAGAACTCAAGGCCGGCCGGACGCCCAAGCTCGCCTCGTGGCAGGCGTTCAACTCGTCGGTGTATCGGTGGATGCGGCCGTGCTACGGCGTGACCGAGGGCCGACCGCACCTGCGCATCGAGAACCGGATCCTGCCCTCGGGACCCACCATGGTCGACGAAGTCGCCAACGCGGCGTTCTGGATCGGCCTGATGGTCGCCGGGCCCGCTGCCTGGCCGGACATTCCCGAGCGGCTCGAACTCGGCGACGCGCGGAACAACTTCCTGCGCGCCGCCCGCGACGGCCTGAGCGCCCACATGGCCTGGCTGGACGGGCGCGATCATCCGATCGCCGAATTGATCCTGGAAGAGTTCCTGCCCGTGGCCCGGGACGGGCTCGACTCGGCGGGCGTCAATGAAGAAGACGTCCAGCGGATGCTTGGCATCATCCAGGCTCGCGTTTCGACCGGTCGTACCGGGGCCCGTTGGATCCTCGACGCCGCGTCGCACGCCCGGGGCGCGCCCTCGCACCGCGGAAGCCTCGCGGGCCTGACGCGGGCGATGCTCGACCGCCAGGACCGCCAGCGCCCCGTGCACGAGTGGACCATTGCCGCCGATGAGGGCGACGACGGAGGAACCAACGCCATCCTGGGATACGCGCGCGTCGCCCAGTGCATGACGACCGACCTGTTCACCGTCAATGAGGGCGAGTGCATCGACCTGGTCGCCTCCATCATGGACTGGGAGCACGTGCGCCACATCCCCGTCGAGGACGAGCAGCACCGGCTGGTGGGCATCGTGAGCTATCGCAAGCTGCTCCGCGTGCTGACCCACGAGCGAACGTCGAAGGATCCGGCCGCCATGCCGGTGTCGGACATCATGGTGCGCGACCCCGTCACGGTGACGCCCGACACGCCCACGCTCGACGCAATTCGCCTGATGAGCGAGCATCGCGTCGCGTGCCTGCCGGTCGTCGAGGATGGGCGGCTGGTCGGCATCGTCTCCGACCGCGACTACGCGAAGATCGCACGCACGCTGCTCGAGCGTGCCCTGCGTGGGGTCTCCAAGGCATGA